One Ferrimicrobium sp. DNA window includes the following coding sequences:
- a CDS encoding penicillin-binding protein 2, with amino-acid sequence MRRRITFVGALFLMIFALLFLQLNDLQIVKASSLAEAPGNYSAIIKAFSTPRGAILTANGQVMAMSVPSSSQYKYQRVYPHGSLYSDVTGYYSLIYGTSGLEDEYNQYLQGKVAAPSSFSQLLTKSYSTDSLVTTLQSKLQQTAYQALGSLKGAVVALNPQTGAVLAMASNPTYNPAPLASPNGTTEEDAWKSYLANPEQPLLNRAISRAYPPGSTFKIVTTSAIFDHDPKLARVNFPPVATIALPQTTHRLHNYAYEVCGGELPVLLAVSCDTGFAQIGLRLGATNLHAEAENFGFNQVPPIDLPGAAASTFPPVSFFSQNLPQLAFSSIGQGDDQATALQMALVGSAIANNGSIMVPHLLSRIISSQDATVESYQPKVWKVATSPSTAAKVTQLMVGVVKNGTATGIALPGIEIAAKTGTAQTTLTRHSNILGQSDNWMVAFAPAQDPKIAVAVVVPKQAGLSANPTGAQYAGPIVKAMIAAALGVKL; translated from the coding sequence TTGAATGACCTTCAGATCGTCAAGGCGAGTAGTCTCGCCGAGGCACCTGGCAACTATTCGGCGATCATCAAGGCCTTCTCAACACCACGAGGTGCAATCCTGACCGCGAACGGACAGGTGATGGCGATGTCGGTACCGTCGAGTTCGCAGTACAAGTATCAACGCGTCTATCCCCATGGCTCGCTCTACTCCGATGTGACAGGTTATTACTCGTTGATCTACGGGACCTCGGGGCTTGAGGATGAGTACAACCAATACCTCCAAGGGAAGGTGGCGGCACCGAGCTCGTTCTCGCAACTGCTGACGAAGAGCTACTCCACAGACTCGTTGGTGACGACCCTGCAGTCGAAGCTCCAGCAAACGGCGTATCAAGCCTTGGGTTCGCTGAAAGGCGCAGTGGTGGCGCTGAACCCTCAGACCGGAGCCGTGCTTGCTATGGCGTCAAACCCAACCTACAACCCAGCTCCCCTTGCGTCACCTAACGGCACGACTGAGGAGGATGCGTGGAAGAGCTATCTCGCGAATCCCGAACAGCCCCTCTTGAATCGGGCGATTTCTCGGGCCTATCCCCCTGGTTCGACCTTCAAGATCGTCACGACATCCGCGATCTTTGATCACGATCCGAAGCTAGCCCGCGTCAACTTCCCCCCGGTGGCGACGATTGCCTTGCCGCAGACCACCCATCGCCTTCACAACTACGCCTACGAGGTCTGTGGTGGGGAACTCCCTGTTCTTCTCGCGGTCTCGTGTGATACAGGCTTTGCGCAGATCGGTCTGCGACTCGGGGCCACGAACCTCCATGCAGAGGCGGAGAACTTTGGTTTCAATCAGGTGCCTCCGATCGATCTTCCCGGCGCCGCTGCCTCAACCTTTCCCCCAGTATCCTTCTTCTCGCAGAACCTTCCCCAGCTCGCCTTCTCCTCGATTGGACAGGGAGATGATCAGGCAACAGCGCTGCAGATGGCTCTTGTTGGCTCAGCTATCGCCAACAATGGTTCCATTATGGTTCCACACCTGCTCTCCCGTATTATCTCAAGCCAAGATGCAACGGTTGAATCTTATCAACCCAAAGTATGGAAGGTAGCGACCTCTCCCTCCACCGCAGCGAAAGTCACCCAGCTCATGGTGGGGGTCGTGAAGAACGGCACGGCCACCGGGATTGCCTTGCCGGGGATCGAGATTGCGGCAAAGACCGGTACGGCTCAGACGACGTTGACGCGACACTCCAATATTTTGGGTCAATCCGACAACTGGATGGTGGCGTTTGCCCCAGCTCAGGATCCAAAGATTGCGGTCGCGGTGGTGGTGCCAAAGCAGGCTGGGCTGTCGGCGAATCCGACGGGGGCACAGTACGCCGGGCCCATTGTAAAGGCGATGATTGCAGCAGCGCTAGGAGTCAAACTGTGA